In the genome of Nycticebus coucang isolate mNycCou1 chromosome 12, mNycCou1.pri, whole genome shotgun sequence, one region contains:
- the SLC5A2 gene encoding sodium/glucose cotransporter 2 isoform X2 produces the protein MEEHTEAGLAPEPGDQRVLIDNPADILVIAAYFLLVIGVGLWSMCRTNRGTVGGYFLAGRSMMWWPVGASLFASNIGSGHFVGLAGTGAASGLAVAGFEWNALFVVLLLGWLFAPVYLTAGVITMPQYLRKRFGGHRIRLYLSMLSLFLYIFTKISVDMFSGAVFIQQALGWNIYASVIALLLITMIYTVTGGLAALMYTDTVQTFVILGGSFILMGYAFYEVGGYSGLFDKYMGAMTSLTVSEDPAVGNISSSCYRPRPDSYHLLRDPVTGDLPWPSVILGLTIVSGWYWCSDQVIVQRCLAGKSLTHIKAGCILCGYLKLLPMFLMVMPGMISRILYPDEVACVVPEVCKRVCGTEVGCSNIAYPRLVVKLMPNGLRGLMLAVMLAALMSSLASIFNSSSTLFTMDIYTRLRPRAGDRELLLVGRLWVVCIVAVSVAWLPVVQAAQGGQLFDYIQSVSSYLAPPVFAVFLLALFVPRVNEKGAFWGLIGGLLMGLARLIPEFSFGTGSCVRPSACPALFCSVHYLYFAIVLFLCSSLLILIVSMCTEPIPQKHEYPVGRTCISPYCELMRADWESSWRLHLQSKHILSNIYLKWSWERWHKDFDELAIKAYQSNPCMTFWASKPRI, from the exons ATGGAGGAACACACGGAGGCAGGCTTGGCACCAGAGCCAGGAGACCAGAGGGTCCTAATCGACAATCCTGCTGACATCCTAGTCATTGCCGCTTATTTCCTGCTGGTCATTGGTGTTGGTTTGTGG TCTATGTGCAGAACCAATAGAGGCACTGTCGGTGGCTACTTCTTGGCAGGACGAAGCATGATGTGGTGGCCG GTTGGGGCCTCTCTCTTCGCCAGCAACATTGGCAGTGGCCACTTTGTGGGCCTTGCAGGGACTGGTGCTGCAAGCGGCTTGGCTGTGGCTGGATTTGAGTGGAAT GCCCTGTTTGTGGTGCTGCTACTTGGCTGGCTCTTCGCCCCGGTGTACTTGACTGCGGGGGTCATTACAATGCCACAGTACCTGCGCAAGCGCTTCGGTGGCCATCGTATCCGCCTCTACTTGTCTATGCTTTCACTTTTTCTGTACATCTTCACCAAGATCTCG GTGGACATGTTTTCTGGGGCAGTATTCATTCAGCAGGCTTTGGGCTGGAATATCTACGCCTCTGTCATCGCGCTCCTGCTCATCACCATGATTTACACTGTGACAG GAGGGCTGGCAGCGCTGATGTACACAGATACTGTGCAGACCTTCGTCATTCTCGGGGGTTCCTTCATCCTCATGGGTTACG CCTTCTACGAGGTGGGCGGGTATTCGGGTCTCTTCGACAAATACATGGGGGCAATGACTTCGCTGACGGTGTCGGAGGATCCGGCCGTGGGCAACATCTCTAGTTCCTGCTATCGACCCCGGCCCGACTCCTACCACCTGCTTCGGGACCCTGTGACAGGGGACCTGCCATGGCCTTCAGTGATCCTGGGGCTTACCATCGTCTCGGGCTGGTACTGGTGCAGCGATCAG GTCATAGTGCAGCGCTGCCTGGCTGGGAAGAGCCTGACTCACATCAAGGCGGGCTGCATCCTGTGCGGCTATCTCAAGCTGCTGCCCATGTTCCTCATGGTCATGCCAGGCATGATCAGCCGCATTCTTTACCCAG ATGAAGTGGCGTGCGTGGTGCCTGAAGTGTGTAAGCGTGTGTGTGGCACTGAGGTGGGCTGCTCCAACATTGCCTACCCACGGCTAGTAGTGAAGCTCATGCCCAATG GTCTTCGAGGACTCATGCTGGCCGTCATGTTGGCAGCACTCATGTCCTCGCTGGCCTCAATCTTTAATAGCAGCAGCACTCTTTTCACCATGGACATCTACACACGCCTGCGGCCCAGGGCAGGAGACCGGGAGCTGCTGCTAGTAGGAAG GCTCTGGGTGGTGTGTATCGTGGCAGTGTCAGTGGCCTGGCTACCCGTGGTGCAGGCAGCGCAGGGGGGGCAGCTCTTTGATTACATCCAGTCGGTTTCCAGCTACTTAGCACCGCCGGTGTTTGCTGTCTTCCTGTTGGCTCTGTTTGTGCCCCGTGTCAATGAGAAG GGTGCCTTTTGGGGACTGATCGGGGGCCTGCTGATGGGCCTGGCACGCCTTATTCCTGAATTCTCCTTTGGCACGGGCAGCTGTGTGCGGCCCTCGGCATGCCCAGCACTCTTCTGCAGCGTGCACTACCTCTACTTTGCCATAGTGCTCTTCCTCTGCTCCAGCCTCCTCATCCTCATAGTCTCAATGTGCACTGAACCCATCCCTCAAAAACAC GAATACCCAGTGGGGAGGACCTGCATTTCTCCCTACTGCGAGTTGATGAGAGCAGACTGGGAGTCTAGCTGGAGGCTGCATTTGCAGAGCAAGCACATTTTAAGTAACATTTATTTGAAGTGGTCTTGGGAGAGGTGGCATAAAGATTTTGATGAATTGGCAATTAAAGCCTACCAAAGCAATCCTTGCATGACCTTCTGGGCCTCAAAACCCAGGATCTGA
- the TGFB1I1 gene encoding transforming growth factor beta-1-induced transcript 1 protein — MVTPGLPAPGRPPRPPPPPDTAPALLAPRPAMEDLDALLSDLETTTSHMPRSGAPKEHPPEPLTPSPPYGHQPQTGSGESPGASGDKDHLYSTVCKPRSPKPAAPAAPPFSSSSGVLGTGLCELDRLLQELNATQFNITDEIMSQFPSSKVASGEQKEEQSEDKKRPSLPSSPSPVLPKASATSATLELDRLMASLSDFRVQNHLPASGSTQPPVASSMNEDSPSPPEPTSKGSLDTMLGLLQSDLSRRGVPTQAKGLCGSCNKPIAGQVVTALGRAWHPEHFVCGGCSTALGGSSFFEKDGAPFCPECYFERFSPRCGFCNQPIRHKMVTALGTHWHPEHFCCVSCGEPFGEEGFHERDGRPYCRRDFLQLFAPRCQGCQGPILDNYISALSALWHPDCFVCRECFAPFSGGSFFEHEGRPLCENHFHARRGSLCATCGLPVTGRCVSALGRRFHPDHFTCTFCLRPLTKGSFQERAGKPYCQPCFFKLFG; from the exons ATGGTCACGCCCGGACTTCCAGCTCCCGGACGTCCCCCCCGTCCCCCGCCCCCACCGGACACGGCCCCCGCCCTGCTCGCCCCGCGCCCCGCCATGGAGGACCTGG ATGCCCTGCTCTCTGACCTGGAGACCACCACCTCACACATGCCAAGGTCAGGGGCTCCAAAAGAGCACCCCCCAGAGCCACTCACACCTTCCCCACCCTATGGCCATCAGCCACAG ACAGGGTCTGGGGAGTCTCCAGGAGCTTCCGGGGACAAGGACCATCTGTACAG TACCGTATGCAAGCCTCGGTCCCCAAAACCTGCAGCCCCTGCGGCGCCTCCATTCTCTTCTTCCAGTGGTGTCTTGGGTACTGGGCTCTGTGAGCTAGACCGGTTGCTTCAGGAACTTAATGCCACCCAGTTCAACATAACAG ATGAAATCATGTCTCAGTTCCCATCTAGCAAGGTGGCTTCAGGAGAGCAGAAGGAGGAGCAATCTGAAGATAAGAAAAGACCCAGCCT CCCTTCCAGCCCATCTCCTGTCCTCCCAAAGGCTTCGGCCACCTCAGCCACTCTGGAGCTGGACAGACTGATGGCCTCACTCTCTGACTTCCGCGTCCAGAACCAC CTTCCAGCCTCTGGATCAACCCAGCCACCAGTGGCAAGCTCAATGAATGAGGACTCCCCATCCCCACCAGAGCCAACTAGCAAGGGCAGCCTAGACACCATGCTGGGGCTGCTGCAGTCCGACCTCAGCCGCCGTGGTGTTCCCACTCAGGCCAAGGGTCTCTGTGGCTCCTGCAATAAACCTATTGCTGGGCAA GTGGTGACAGCTCTAGGTCGCGCCTGGCACCCTGAGCACTTCGTTTGTGGTGGCTGTTCAACGGCCTTGGGAGGCAGCAGCTTCTTTGAGAAGGATGGAGCCCCCTTCTGCCCCGAATGCTACTTTGAGCGCTTTTCACCAAGATGTGGCTTCTGCAACCAACCCATCCGACAC AAGATGGTTACCGCTTTGGGCACTCACTGGCATCCAGAGCATTTCTGCTGCGTCAGTTGCGGGGAGCCTTTCGGAGAAGAGG GTTTCCACGAACGCGACGGCCGCCCCTACTGCCGCCGAGACTTCCTGCAGCTGTTCGCCCCGCGCTGCCAGGGCTGCCAGGGCCCCATTCTGGATAACTACATCTCGGCGCTCAGCGCTCTCTGGCACCCAGATTGCTTCGTGTGCAGG GAATGCTTTGCACCCTTCTCTGGAGGCAGCTTTTTCGAGCACGAGGGCCGCCCGCTATGCGAGAACCATTTCCACGCGCGGCGCGGTTCTCTGTGCGCTACGTGTGGTCTCCCAGTGACCGGCCGCTGCGTGTCGGCCCTGGGCCGCCGCTTCCACCCAGATCACTTCACCTGCACCTTCTGCCTGCGCCCGCTCACCAAGGGCTCCTTCCAGGAGCGCGCCGGCAAGCCTTACTGCCAGCCGTGCTTCTTTAAGCTCTTCGGCTGA